A region from the Salidesulfovibrio onnuriiensis genome encodes:
- a CDS encoding Crp/Fnr family transcriptional regulator, which translates to MTLAEAVRSISLFEGLADEQLERLGNIAVTKTYEKGTVIFEADTPANGFYAVLSGRVKIFRTSPSGKEQILHIFGAGESFAEVPVFEGTTFPVHAQTLEKGELLFVPRQEFARMISQDPDLAMEMMAQLSSRLRILVNKIEELSLKEAPSRVASYLLLLAASQEKDTIRLDLPKGQIAFYLGTIQETLSRILKRFVEDGIIEMQGKEITLVDKNALQEIADEGR; encoded by the coding sequence ATGACTCTCGCAGAAGCAGTGCGCTCCATCTCCCTCTTCGAAGGGCTTGCCGACGAACAACTGGAAAGGCTCGGCAATATCGCCGTGACCAAGACCTATGAAAAAGGGACCGTGATCTTTGAAGCGGATACCCCGGCCAACGGCTTTTACGCCGTGCTTTCAGGCCGGGTGAAGATCTTCCGCACCTCCCCTTCCGGCAAAGAGCAGATCCTGCATATCTTCGGTGCGGGCGAGTCGTTCGCCGAGGTCCCGGTGTTCGAGGGCACCACCTTCCCGGTCCACGCCCAGACCCTGGAAAAAGGCGAACTGCTTTTCGTGCCGCGCCAGGAATTTGCGCGCATGATCTCCCAGGACCCGGACCTGGCCATGGAAATGATGGCCCAGCTCTCGTCCCGGCTGCGCATCCTGGTAAACAAGATCGAGGAACTCAGCCTCAAGGAGGCCCCGTCCAGGGTGGCGTCCTACCTCCTGCTGCTGGCTGCCAGCCAGGAAAAAGACACCATCAGGCTCGATCTGCCCAAGGGACAGATCGCCTTTTATCTCGGCACAATACAGGAAACGCTGTCGCGGATCCTCAAGCGGTTTGTGGAAGACGGAATCATTGAGATGCAGGGCAAGGAGATCACCCTTGTGGACAAGAACGCCCTGCAGGAGATCGCCGACGAGGGGCGGTAG
- the rpsT gene encoding 30S ribosomal protein S20, with protein MANHKSALKRHRQSLKRNLRNRIAKTRIKNTVKAVRQAIEAGDTAQAQEALKTASSMLDKAGRKNIVHSRNAARRIARLQVAVNKMSA; from the coding sequence TTGGCTAACCACAAGTCTGCACTGAAAAGGCACCGTCAGAGCTTGAAGCGCAACCTGCGTAACCGCATTGCGAAGACCCGCATCAAGAACACCGTCAAGGCTGTTCGCCAGGCCATCGAAGCCGGTGACACCGCACAGGCTCAGGAAGCTTTGAAGACCGCCTCCTCCATGCTGGACAAGGCCGGTCGCAAGAACATTGTTCACTCCCGCAACGCTGCTCGCCGCATCGCCCGCCTGCAGGTTGCCGTGAACAAGATGAGCGCCTAG
- the glyS gene encoding glycine--tRNA ligase subunit beta, producing the protein MAEFILEIGIEEMPARFVPKLARELAASFESLLAEAMVDYDGIETYATPRRLTAYVKGISDVQRKQEETVSGPPVRIAYDGEGNLTKAGLGFIKTQGVSENDIFKLETDKGEYLAANKVVGGGKTVDILPGVCIKSVEAMTFPKKMRWGGYDFAFGRPVRWLLALLDDAVVEFSVENLTSGRISHGHRVMGPGPWTIDKVSDYFPVMEEKAKVILDPEKRKEIVVAEGNRLAKEAGGEIVWKESLLEEVANLVEWPVPILGEFDKMYLEVPREVLLTSMQSHQKSFGVQKADGSLLPHFLTTLNIEPVDLALVKKGWERVLKARLEDARFFWEADCKVDSQVWLDKLENVVFFGPLGSMGDKTRRLEKLCAKLAETVGEAKGIVPGEYEQYGKAGRLSKADLVSDMVIEFDSLQGIMGGIYADRANKGEIVSKALYEQYLPAGPETPVPASLGGALLSMSDKVDTLVGCFGLGKVPTGANDPFALRRCALGICRIIMEHGLDLDLTEFLSWAQGAYVGVKWKLDADESMEKLQDFFANRLRALFTGKGFDTKVVDAALGAGFNDVRTLEKRIEALAEFSRENDFEQAVLTFKRAANIIRKQGDEAGQDLTGSYEDDLFEDAEEKALAAKLDETAPMFEELWENDDFAGLFGLLRELRPGVDGFFDNVMVMCDDQAVRLNRLNLLKSLVDRLSRLADFNALQV; encoded by the coding sequence ATGGCTGAATTCATTCTGGAAATCGGAATAGAGGAAATGCCCGCCCGCTTCGTTCCCAAGCTGGCCAGGGAGCTTGCCGCTTCCTTTGAGAGCCTGCTGGCCGAAGCCATGGTGGATTATGACGGCATCGAGACCTATGCGACCCCGCGCCGTCTCACCGCATACGTGAAGGGCATCAGCGATGTGCAGCGCAAGCAGGAGGAGACCGTTTCCGGTCCTCCGGTGCGCATCGCCTACGACGGCGAGGGCAACCTGACCAAGGCCGGCCTGGGGTTCATCAAGACCCAGGGCGTGTCCGAGAACGACATTTTCAAGCTGGAGACCGACAAGGGCGAGTACCTGGCCGCCAACAAGGTGGTCGGCGGCGGCAAGACCGTGGATATTCTGCCCGGGGTCTGCATCAAGTCCGTGGAGGCCATGACCTTCCCGAAGAAGATGCGCTGGGGCGGGTATGATTTCGCCTTCGGCCGTCCGGTGCGTTGGCTCCTGGCCCTGCTGGATGACGCCGTGGTCGAGTTCTCCGTGGAGAACCTGACCTCCGGCCGCATCTCCCATGGCCACCGTGTCATGGGCCCCGGTCCGTGGACCATTGACAAGGTCTCCGACTACTTCCCCGTTATGGAGGAAAAGGCCAAGGTCATCCTGGACCCGGAAAAGCGCAAGGAAATCGTGGTTGCCGAGGGCAATCGGCTGGCCAAGGAAGCCGGTGGCGAGATCGTCTGGAAGGAAAGCCTTCTGGAAGAGGTCGCCAACCTGGTGGAATGGCCGGTTCCCATCCTGGGCGAATTCGACAAGATGTACCTGGAAGTGCCGCGCGAAGTGCTGCTGACCAGCATGCAGAGCCATCAGAAGAGCTTTGGCGTGCAAAAGGCCGACGGCTCCCTGCTGCCGCATTTCCTGACCACGCTGAATATCGAACCCGTGGATCTGGCTTTGGTCAAGAAGGGCTGGGAGCGTGTGCTCAAGGCCCGCCTGGAGGACGCCCGTTTCTTCTGGGAGGCCGACTGCAAGGTCGATTCCCAGGTCTGGCTGGACAAGCTGGAGAACGTTGTCTTCTTCGGCCCGCTGGGCAGCATGGGCGACAAGACCCGCCGCCTGGAAAAGCTTTGCGCCAAGCTCGCGGAAACCGTGGGCGAAGCCAAGGGCATCGTCCCCGGCGAATACGAGCAGTACGGCAAGGCAGGACGCCTTTCCAAGGCCGACCTCGTGTCCGACATGGTTATCGAGTTCGACTCGCTGCAGGGTATCATGGGCGGCATTTATGCCGACAGGGCCAACAAGGGCGAGATCGTCTCCAAGGCCCTGTACGAACAGTATCTGCCCGCAGGCCCCGAAACCCCGGTTCCGGCCAGCCTCGGCGGCGCGTTGCTGTCCATGTCCGACAAGGTGGATACCCTGGTGGGGTGCTTCGGTCTGGGCAAGGTTCCCACCGGAGCCAACGACCCGTTCGCCCTGCGCCGCTGCGCATTGGGCATCTGCCGCATCATCATGGAGCACGGCCTGGATCTGGACCTGACGGAGTTCCTGTCCTGGGCCCAGGGCGCCTACGTCGGCGTGAAGTGGAAGCTGGACGCCGACGAATCCATGGAAAAGCTGCAGGACTTCTTTGCCAACAGGCTGCGCGCCTTGTTTACGGGCAAGGGTTTTGATACCAAGGTGGTGGACGCCGCGCTCGGCGCCGGTTTCAATGATGTCCGCACCCTGGAAAAGCGCATCGAGGCCCTGGCGGAATTCAGCCGCGAAAACGACTTCGAGCAGGCTGTGCTGACCTTCAAGCGTGCGGCCAACATCATTCGCAAGCAGGGTGACGAGGCCGGACAGGATCTGACCGGCAGCTACGAGGACGACTTGTTCGAGGACGCCGAGGAAAAGGCGCTGGCCGCCAAGCTGGACGAGACCGCGCCCATGTTCGAGGAGCTGTGGGAGAATGATGATTTCGCCGGTCTTTTCGGGCTGTTGCGTGAGCTGCGTCCCGGCGTGGACGGGTTCTTCGACAATGTTATGGTCATGTGCGACGATCAGGCCGTGCGCCTGAACCGTCTGAACCTGCTCAAGTCCCTGGTGGATCGTCTGAGCCGCCTGGCCGACTTCAATGCGTTGCAGGTTTAA
- the glyQ gene encoding glycine--tRNA ligase subunit alpha — MNFQDVILKLQDFWAKQGCVIVQPFDIEVGAGTFNPSTFFRVIGPEPWKVAYVEPSRRPTDGRYGENPNRLQHYYQFQAILKPSPDNIQDLYLESLATIGIDAREHDIRFVEDDWESPTLGAWGLGWEVWLNGMEVTQFTYFQQVGGIDLKPVSVEVTYGLERLCMYLQEKESVYDLKWNDNVTYGDVYHRNEVEMSKYNFELSDSAMLLDLFNKFEAECLRLCDEGLPWPAYDYCLKCSHSFNMLDARGAISITERAAYIGKVRNLASRIARLYADQREEMGYPMLKK; from the coding sequence ATGAATTTTCAGGACGTCATCTTGAAGCTGCAGGACTTTTGGGCCAAGCAGGGGTGCGTCATTGTCCAGCCGTTTGATATTGAAGTCGGGGCCGGGACATTCAACCCCTCCACCTTTTTCCGGGTTATCGGTCCGGAGCCGTGGAAGGTCGCCTATGTCGAACCTTCCCGGCGGCCCACGGACGGCCGTTACGGCGAGAACCCCAACCGTCTGCAGCATTACTACCAGTTCCAGGCCATCCTGAAGCCCTCGCCGGACAACATCCAGGACCTGTACCTGGAAAGCCTGGCCACCATCGGCATCGACGCCCGCGAACATGACATCCGTTTTGTCGAGGACGACTGGGAATCCCCGACCCTGGGCGCCTGGGGCCTTGGCTGGGAAGTGTGGCTCAACGGCATGGAAGTGACCCAGTTCACCTATTTCCAGCAGGTGGGCGGCATCGACCTCAAGCCCGTGAGCGTTGAGGTGACCTACGGCCTGGAGCGCCTGTGCATGTATCTCCAGGAAAAGGAATCCGTCTACGATCTGAAGTGGAACGACAACGTCACCTACGGCGATGTCTACCACCGGAACGAAGTGGAGATGTCCAAATACAATTTTGAGCTTTCCGATTCCGCCATGTTGCTGGATCTGTTCAATAAGTTCGAGGCGGAGTGCCTGAGGCTCTGCGACGAGGGACTTCCCTGGCCCGCCTACGACTACTGCCTGAAGTGTTCGCATTCCTTCAATATGCTCGATGCCCGCGGCGCCATCTCCATCACCGAGCGCGCCGCCTATATCGGGAAGGTGCGCAACCTTGCGTCCCGGATCGCCCGTCTTTACGCGGACCAGCGTGAGGAAATGGGCTACCCCATGCTCAAGAAATAA
- the recO gene encoding DNA repair protein RecO: MEATEKALVLKVGRFREADAWVRLLTASRGVFTAFAFGGFRSRRRFLGCLDPLNLVLFTIGTDRKGAYQQLAEGSLLNGFKELKADSALLGQAANCIKFVEAIEPGQEDGRAVFDLLLETLETLERKRPAGDLFPILFRAKAAFELGFTPDLSRCTGCGTSLDETIRVTFSVENGQIACGACKSPEKPVDGLARQVSVGTLRTLDWIMRSGPSDWVGLGMAGEVRRQVFELVELFIAYHLGLQWEGGNYKKV, from the coding sequence GTGGAAGCGACCGAAAAGGCCCTGGTGCTCAAGGTCGGGCGTTTTCGGGAGGCTGACGCCTGGGTGCGGTTACTGACCGCTTCTCGAGGGGTGTTTACTGCATTTGCGTTCGGCGGCTTTCGGAGCCGCCGTCGGTTTTTGGGCTGCCTGGATCCTCTCAATCTCGTTCTTTTCACAATAGGCACGGACCGCAAGGGGGCCTATCAGCAACTGGCCGAGGGATCGCTTTTGAACGGGTTCAAGGAGCTCAAGGCGGACAGCGCCCTGCTGGGACAGGCCGCCAACTGCATCAAGTTCGTCGAAGCCATCGAGCCCGGTCAGGAAGACGGCAGGGCCGTTTTCGATCTGCTGCTGGAGACCCTGGAAACCCTGGAGCGGAAAAGGCCTGCGGGGGATCTATTCCCCATTCTGTTCCGGGCCAAGGCCGCCTTCGAACTCGGCTTCACGCCGGATCTTTCCCGTTGCACCGGATGCGGCACATCTCTGGATGAAACCATCAGGGTCACTTTTTCGGTTGAAAATGGGCAGATTGCATGCGGCGCTTGTAAATCGCCGGAGAAACCGGTAGATGGTCTTGCTCGGCAGGTTTCTGTCGGCACCCTGCGAACCCTTGACTGGATCATGCGCAGCGGTCCCTCCGACTGGGTGGGCCTGGGCATGGCCGGTGAAGTGCGTCGTCAGGTTTTCGAGCTTGTGGAGCTCTTTATCGCTTACCACCTCGGCCTCCAATGGGAGGGCGGGAACTATAAAAAAGTCTGA
- a CDS encoding RodZ domain-containing protein — MKFEEIGTIFKEEREKRGLSIKEVMEVTKISRRNIIALEEGNKDDLPHPVYAKGFVRSYARFLGLDGDELARVFDSDLEKESEELDATQYDVTPGTDLAFQEGESGMGTKKSRVPAVLLIVVLLGILGGLVYYFGFHSPAPTTVEAPAVESGSQEAIQSSEAPQGAPGAVEAAPVEQPDAVEQAGSDAGAAAQDREEAVSLAPAKEAVPAEQSVAEKDSEEGDAYRHTLVIRAVSDEGCWIGVWKEEGQDMARDFFLRKGEPLRLMFNSYRRIRIGNVPGVTIQYNGNPYPMEEAKGKTQDLRFGKQ; from the coding sequence ATGAAATTTGAGGAAATAGGTACCATATTCAAGGAAGAGCGGGAAAAAAGGGGACTGAGCATCAAGGAAGTGATGGAGGTCACCAAGATAAGCCGCCGGAATATTATCGCCCTTGAAGAGGGCAACAAGGATGATTTGCCGCATCCCGTCTATGCCAAGGGATTTGTGCGAAGTTACGCCAGGTTTCTGGGTTTGGACGGCGATGAGCTTGCACGGGTTTTCGATTCCGACCTGGAAAAGGAAAGCGAAGAGCTGGACGCCACCCAGTATGATGTCACCCCTGGTACGGATCTGGCCTTTCAGGAAGGCGAATCCGGAATGGGGACAAAGAAGAGCCGAGTGCCCGCTGTCCTGCTGATAGTGGTGTTGCTGGGCATTCTTGGCGGTCTGGTCTATTACTTCGGTTTTCATTCTCCCGCCCCGACAACGGTGGAAGCGCCTGCCGTGGAGTCGGGAAGTCAGGAAGCCATTCAATCGTCGGAAGCCCCTCAGGGGGCTCCCGGTGCCGTGGAGGCCGCCCCCGTGGAGCAGCCGGATGCCGTTGAACAGGCCGGATCTGATGCGGGGGCTGCCGCGCAGGACAGGGAGGAGGCTGTCAGCCTCGCTCCCGCCAAGGAGGCAGTGCCCGCCGAGCAGTCCGTTGCCGAGAAGGATTCGGAGGAAGGGGATGCCTACAGGCATACCTTGGTTATCCGCGCCGTTTCGGACGAAGGATGTTGGATCGGCGTATGGAAGGAAGAGGGCCAGGACATGGCCCGCGATTTTTTTCTGCGCAAGGGTGAGCCTCTGCGTCTCATGTTCAACAGCTACCGCCGCATCCGCATCGGCAACGTCCCGGGCGTGACCATCCAGTATAACGGCAATCCCTATCCCATGGAAGAGGCGAAGGGGAAGACCCAGGACCTGCGTTTCGGGAAACAATAG
- a CDS encoding SurA N-terminal domain-containing protein has translation MRQAITLVILAFLICCLSVSAWGSEYMNRILVKVNDSIITEFDLNEKVDVVVKRFKSQGKSVSSAELKEIKKKLLDNMVEDQLMQQELDRFGVSASEEDIQAEIERMQAEYKLDSEAFIAQIEKEGMSYDEFKARLKSSLERQRLMGAMVHSKVLVTDTEVKEAYEDRKEEFSLGGGLHLAVIMLPSDVSPQEIGKKLDDGELTFEQAAQEYSIGPGTDAGGDIGEFSWKDLDEEWRTPLKDMKPGEVKGPVIIQGTNTFIKLIDKNEGNYIPFEEVKDQIYTELLQSKREKTFNDYFEALREKAVIRYMN, from the coding sequence GTGCGTCAAGCTATTACCCTTGTCATTCTTGCATTTTTGATCTGCTGTTTGTCCGTGTCCGCCTGGGGCTCGGAATATATGAACCGGATATTGGTCAAGGTGAATGACAGTATTATCACAGAGTTCGACTTGAACGAGAAGGTCGATGTTGTCGTCAAAAGGTTCAAGAGCCAGGGCAAAAGTGTCAGCTCTGCCGAACTGAAGGAGATCAAGAAGAAGCTGCTGGATAACATGGTTGAGGACCAGTTGATGCAGCAGGAGCTTGATCGTTTCGGGGTTTCGGCCAGTGAGGAGGACATCCAGGCCGAAATCGAGAGGATGCAGGCAGAGTACAAGCTTGACTCCGAGGCGTTCATCGCTCAGATCGAGAAAGAGGGCATGAGCTATGATGAGTTCAAGGCCCGTCTGAAGTCGAGCCTGGAAAGGCAGCGGCTTATGGGCGCCATGGTTCACAGTAAGGTGCTGGTCACGGATACCGAGGTCAAGGAAGCCTATGAGGACCGCAAGGAGGAGTTTTCCTTGGGCGGCGGGCTGCATCTGGCCGTGATCATGCTTCCCTCCGACGTCTCGCCCCAGGAGATCGGCAAGAAGCTGGACGACGGCGAACTGACCTTTGAGCAGGCAGCACAGGAGTATTCCATTGGCCCGGGCACTGATGCGGGCGGGGATATCGGTGAATTTTCCTGGAAGGATCTGGACGAAGAGTGGCGCACGCCTCTCAAGGACATGAAGCCTGGTGAAGTGAAGGGACCGGTTATCATTCAGGGTACCAATACTTTCATCAAGCTTATTGATAAGAATGAGGGAAATTACATTCCGTTTGAAGAAGTCAAGGATCAGATATATACCGAATTGCTTCAGAGCAAACGGGAAAAGACTTTCAACGATTATTTTGAGGCTCTTCGAGAAAAAGCTGTAATTCGTTATATGAACTAA
- a CDS encoding peptidylprolyl isomerase — translation MFKNIVLIGLLLISVGCTSEPEEMGVVARVNGRPILLSQLEFQHDLMQGDGGSPIVPSVEKLRSEYGQILGDLIVQELIVQELEKLGLEVSNEEFEKAENQVRSDYPEGAFEQVLIEEYIDLKAWRQQLKYHLAVNKFYSQVLRPQVKIDYKEAERYYKKHISDFYLPASLKLLVLRGPNRQLVERGVEHYKANKDVSALTTALGEVSARELIVREERLPVSWVNALKGIEAGGSTPIISEKFGFESIILLEKSPAKVLSPTQAYPLVEEVLLEQKLRRVYSRWLEEKLDSAQIEISEHLVPKEDDHEAVEDSGNATS, via the coding sequence ATGTTCAAGAATATCGTACTGATCGGTTTGCTTCTGATATCTGTGGGCTGCACCAGTGAGCCCGAGGAAATGGGCGTTGTGGCCCGTGTCAATGGCCGGCCCATTCTGCTGAGCCAGCTGGAATTCCAGCACGACCTCATGCAGGGCGACGGCGGCAGTCCCATTGTTCCCAGTGTGGAGAAGCTGCGTAGTGAATACGGGCAGATATTGGGGGACCTGATCGTCCAGGAGCTTATTGTTCAGGAGCTGGAGAAGTTGGGACTCGAGGTTTCCAACGAAGAGTTCGAAAAAGCCGAAAACCAGGTGCGCAGCGATTACCCCGAAGGGGCGTTCGAGCAGGTTTTGATCGAGGAATACATCGATCTGAAGGCTTGGCGTCAGCAGCTCAAGTATCATCTTGCCGTCAACAAGTTCTACTCCCAGGTGCTGCGGCCCCAGGTGAAGATCGATTACAAGGAAGCGGAGCGCTATTACAAGAAGCACATATCCGACTTCTATCTGCCCGCCAGCCTGAAGTTGCTGGTGCTTCGCGGCCCCAACAGGCAGCTTGTGGAAAGGGGCGTTGAGCATTACAAGGCCAACAAGGATGTCAGTGCGTTGACCACTGCCTTGGGCGAAGTCTCCGCACGTGAGCTGATTGTGCGGGAGGAACGCCTGCCTGTCTCGTGGGTCAACGCGCTCAAGGGGATCGAGGCGGGGGGCTCCACGCCCATTATTTCTGAAAAATTCGGATTTGAATCGATTATTCTGCTTGAGAAGAGTCCTGCAAAGGTATTGAGTCCGACTCAGGCCTATCCGCTTGTGGAGGAGGTGCTGCTCGAGCAGAAGCTGCGTAGGGTTTATTCCCGGTGGCTGGAGGAAAAGCTCGACTCGGCGCAGATCGAGATCAGTGAGCATTTGGTGCCCAAGGAAGACGATCACGAGGCCGTCGAGGACTCCGGAAACGCCACCTCGTAA